A genomic window from Candidatus Poribacteria bacterium includes:
- the aroQ gene encoding type II 3-dehydroquinate dehydratase, which translates to MNILVLHGPNLHLLGKRQPEIYGHETLSDINTMLDQHAAASSHPVVLKMFQSNHEGELVSIIGDHIDWADGILINPAAYTHTSVAIRDALSTVAVPVIEIHLSNIYAREAFRHHSYISAIAIGVIGGFGSHSYKLALEAMIHNLQLKMEPSA; encoded by the coding sequence ATGAATATCCTCGTCCTACACGGACCGAATCTACATCTCTTGGGGAAACGCCAACCCGAGATCTATGGACACGAAACCCTGTCAGACATCAATACGATGCTCGACCAGCACGCCGCAGCCTCGTCGCACCCAGTCGTTCTTAAAATGTTTCAATCTAATCACGAAGGTGAACTCGTCTCCATCATTGGGGACCATATCGACTGGGCAGACGGTATCTTGATTAATCCGGCAGCCTATACACACACGAGTGTCGCCATCCGAGACGCGCTCTCTACTGTCGCAGTACCTGTCATCGAGATCCATCTCTCTAACATTTACGCCCGCGAGGCATTTCGGCATCATTCTTATATCTCGGCGATCGCAATCGGTGTGATTGGCGGTTTCGGATCCCATAGTTACAAACTGGCACTTGAAGCCATGATCCACAACCTGCAACTAAAAATGGAGCCATCAGCCTAA